The Salmo salar chromosome ssa06, Ssal_v3.1, whole genome shotgun sequence sequence taattttcctacctcatgatgccatctattttgtgaagtgcaccagtccctcctgcagcaaagtacccccacaacatgatgctgccacccccatgcttcacggttaggatggtattcttcggcttgcaagcatccccctttttcctccaaacataatgatagttattatggccaaacagttctatttttgtttcatcggaccagaggacatctttccaaaaaaatacaatctttgtccccacgtgcagttgcaaaccgtagtctggcttttttatggcggttttggagcagtggcttcttccttgctgagcgggttttcaggttatgttgatataggacttgttttactgtggatatagatacttttgtattgtttcctccagcatcttcacagggtccgttgctgttgttctgggattgatttgcactttccgcaccaaagtacgttcatctctaggagacaggacACATctgcttcctgagcggtatgacggctgcatggtcccatggtgttgcgtactattgtttatacagatgaacgtggtaccttcaggcgtttggaaattgctcccaagaatgaatcagacttgtggaggtctacagtttcttttctgaggtcttggttgatttccccatgatgtcaagcaaagagccactgagtttgaaggttggccttgaaatacatccacaggtacacctccaattgactcaaatgatgtcaattagcctatcagaagcttctaaagccatgacattttctggaattttccaaactgtttaaaggcagtcaacttagtgcatgtaaacttctgacccactggaattgtgatattgaATTATAAGATAaagtgtaaacaattgttggaaaaaatacttgtgttatgcactaagtagatgtcctaaccgacttgccaaaactataggttgttgacaagaaatttgtggagttgttgaaaaactagttttaatgactcctacctaataggctgaccacaccgctcgcatcGCATGcacattgcaaaataaatttagaaatctgtTATTCACTTATTGCACACACAGTGCTGGCGCTCATCAACAAGCGTCTGCGGTGCCAAGGGCTAAAATTGAACAcctttctatttctgatgcaGGCCACGCTGCAAgttctgcctctcccatctcattggttacacccacgtgggtgattgaaagacaaacTGTTGCGGGGGTCGGTGTGGTAAAACTATGAATGTTTAGATGTCAATCACCATATAAATACAAAGATGAAAAGGCCTGGAAGGACTAGAAACGATTCtgttgaccattttatgtgtggattgtcagagtagaggaccttgtgcatttcaggtaaaataactcaatgtttatatccaagGACAAATTAGTTAgcaatagcaagctagctaaataggacaaattagctagcaagtgcaagctaagtagctaaattgccatagatgtgtaatgctttttgacctgttcccaaattaatgtaattggttctgaggttgttttgatattttaacctgcgtgtcgtgatcgcgttgtgtagggggacaaaaGAAAATTATGCACGAAACTATGCACGTGCCCAGCCGGTTTGGGCTCCGTGTTAAGTTTACATAAActgccgacttcaactgtagctggtTCAATGAGCCAGTAACTCGTCCAGTATGTATTGTCATTTCACAGAATTTGGTTTTTGGACAGAAGCAATTGATAAATGGCACTTATAGCCAAATCTCTTATTCAACCATTTGTTTAAGCATTAAATGACATTGAAAGACTGATTTGATCAGGTACACCGTCTGAAGCCGTTATTTTTACCCAAAGTCAACCTTCAAGAGTAACAAGCATTCAACTGGCAACACAATGCATTGGGAAAGATGGAACCAAGTCCATCGACATGTATTAACACTAGCGTTGTACAAACAGTTTTATTTAAATCTAAATATTTGGACCAAAACAACTTAACAGAGTCTGATGCAGATACACTAAACTACCTTTGAATGGATTCATTGAGGCCTGTTTCTCTATATCTTTATCAGAACATAGAATTATTTTGCCTAACATTGAATACATTAATAAAAATCAACAGAAGTGACTCCCATTTCATACAGTCTTTTCTGACAAGCGTGAGCTCTTGAAAAAGAAATACCACAGTTGGAGTAAAGAAAATCCTTTGTGGTGGCGGCGTAGTCCACCTTCAAATCCAGGACTTCCGAGTCAAAAAAAGCAAAGGGAGTATCAGTATGTGAGTGATGGACAGAAATGGCACACATTCAGTTTTAAAAACAGTCCAGCAGGAAATAGGTGAGCAATGGACATAGTTGGGAGGCAGACAAAAAGGGGGCAGAGACAAAATCCTCAGCAAACCAATTTCAATCTTGCGTAGTCTTGGAGCTTTATGGAGAAAACTTTTTGGCTTGTGCTCGAACCCTTTTTTCATATTCCACTCTGTTTTGGCTGAAATGAAAGAGATGGAGGCATGTTATGAGGAATGGGATATTTCCTAGAAATATCAAGTATCAACTAACAGTTTTTCAACAATGTTGGCAAACAGCTAGACAAACTATTGGCCAGGATGGGCACTAGCTAATGAGAAGATTTTGCCAGCAGCTGTGCGTATCCTACTCCGACTGACATTTGACAAACCTTTCACTTAATTAAAATATCTACTGGCTCAAACCCACCAGTAAATTGTATACGCCTCAGCTTGTGCAGGATCCTGGATATTTGGTTCATTTAGGAGCTCTTGGATTCCTAACAATATCTGTGGATGAAAACAAAGTATATGGCAATTTGTGTTAGCAACCTTCCATGGCTTCAAGTCAATTTCACCAAATAAGTAATCACCATGAAGCCATGCTGCCCTCTGCAGCAAAGCCGTTTACAGTGCAGCCAGAAGTCACCTGTATACATGAGTACAGTTCTTATCCACACTGACACAAAGATCTCATCTAAATGTAGCCACTCCATAAGCATTTGGACAGTAAAGCTAAAATGTTACTCTATAgcccagcattttggatttgagatcagttaacatttatttaactaggcaagaccgttaagaacaaattcttatttacaatgactgccaacactggccaaacccagacgatgctgggacaattgtgctccaccctatgggactcccaatcacagccggttgtgatacagcctggatttgaacaagggtgtctgtagtgacatctagcactgagatgcagtgccttagaccgctgcgccactcgggagaccaatgaggtgacagtacagaaagTCACCTTTTATTTAAGGATATTTTCCTACATATCCGTTTTACTGTGTATTAGTGAATAATGGTAAGTGCAGTTAGAGGCACAAAGATCTTACCTCTGAAAATTGGTAatctcctgttattgtaatggtgagagtcacatgttttgttgtagcctgacTGGAATCATTATTCATGACTTCTTAAATCATGGCATTCTCAGGATTAATTTACAAGTGTTCAAAAACCTCAACACAtgtggtattgtgtttagattgcagattttttaaaatccattttagaataaggctgtaacgtaacaaaatggacAAAGTCCAGGTGAATGCATTATCTACGGCAATTACCTCATTCCCCTGCACATCGGCTCTACTGGTACCCAATGTGTATAGCCAAGTTAGCGTTACTCATTGTGCATTTATTAATGCCTTCTATAATTTCTGGATCTTTCTCTGTATTTTTGGAAAAGGGGGTACTAGATagagtgctttcatttctaaatgatTAAAGCAGATCAATatgaaaatactcaaataaaaTGTGACATTCTGTTCCGTCGcatcatatgaaacatttgatctcaaatccaaaatgctggagtatacaGGCAAATTTTTTatattagcttcactgtccaaatacatactGAGAGGAGTGTATATTACTATTCCTAGGGTTATAGGCAAAGAAAAATCTAAAACCAGAGAAGTGGTCTTGGATGAAAGCTCTTACTTGTTTGATAGTGATGGCTGGCCTCCAGTCTTTGTCCTCCTCTAAAATCGATAGACAGACTGTACCAGAGGGATATACATTTGGATGGAACAAAGGGGGCTCAAATTTGCCTGCCATGAGCGGAGAAAATAGAATTATTAGCACAATATGGAAAAATTCCAGATGGCACTTATTTGCAGTTCATTAAACACCGTGATTTTCAATATACATCTCCCTCtatccacactgaggttggaataatactgaacATTATGATAATGACCTTTTAGTATAAGAGCGGTTTGAAAAGtgactgaaatttcagcctgttttggtgggatgtagTTTAAGCCTGCCTGGTAAAATGCGTTAAAAGACCAATAAGGAGAGTTCAAACAGCTGGTTTTCTGTTTGCCCCCTACCCACTCACACCACCAGTCCAAGCAAAATTGCTCGCCGCAGAAGCTATTTTGGTTTGTTTTCAATAAAAAATGGCCAACAAGGCAAGAGTAAACATGTCATCCCCACTAATGCAGCACCCCCTAGGGGCAATCactaattttgtaaatgacagatCCATTTGTCAAGATGCATCACTCACCCAAGTTGGGTCAAATAGGTCCCGTGGTGTCAGATATTGCGTGGGTTAGCTAGACCAATTTCCCTGAGCATGTGTGCCAAATTTCATCACTGAGTCAAACAGCAATAAAAACATATGCCCGTTATAGCGTCAATATGAATGCTCTTGCATATGTTGAGTATTGAGTGTTTGCAACATGCGTACCAAATTTTGTTACACTATGAACATGCTTGACTTGACCGACATGTAGTGGACCACATTCAcgtaaacattttatttaactaggcaagtcaagaaaaaaagtatttacaatgacggcctactgcggccaacgctgggccaattgtgcggcgcACTATGGGACTCCAATCCCGGccgaatgtgatacagcctggattcgaaccagggactgtttgTGAcgactcttgcactgagatgcagtgccttagaccgttgcgaCACTCAGGAGCCATCAATAGTGGCCATGTTTTAGGTACTAGTGTGAAAAATGTTGCATTGAGACCTTTGGCCATAGATGCCATATCATGTTTCATGGAGATCAGTCATTCGGTGCCATAAGAGTAGCACCTCAGTGGTATCACACATTTCTCAATGGCGGACCTTATGGGTCCCAGAGGCAAATTAATTCCTTATGAGGGACCCATGTAACGaatttcatgactttgtcaaatGGGGTGAGGGGCATGAGCTTTTAAAGTTAGCATTTTCTTGTTATAGGTCCACCATCTGGCAATCAGTGTAATATTGTAAATGCTGGAtctatggcaagacgcatcattcacccacagtaaggtacttaactgTTAACCAGAAATTAGACAGataacagctgcattggactttTAAAGAGAAAACATACACTTGGGAGGTGAAGAAGGATAGTCATCCTTGAAGAGCATTCGGAGTTTAAACAAGCCCCCCTCCCATGGGGTCTGTGGAGAGAAATACAGCAATTTGGTCAACACTCCAGTAACTGTAGAGTTGTTTATAGTGAAGCAATGAGAATGTCACACAACTTTGGTAATCAATTAACATTGGTCATCCAGCAGCTATACAGATGTTAGTATCAGCACCTCAGTGCATTTAATATTTCCTACAACCAATTAATACCCTGCTTAGTTTTATTAAAACTAAATCTGATGTCCAGTGTAAAAACACCATACAGTGCCAACTTATTAAGCTGCACAGGAAGTGATTGCTTCCTCCAGTCTGAACATAGTGGTACCTACAATACATAGAGAAAGTTCTGCTCTCACTCCAGAGAGACTCTTACCCCCTTCTTTCCAGGGATGGCACACTCCCAATTCATCAAGTTCATTGTTCCATCTGGGTTTTTTGTTGGCACAGCAACAAACCCctagggagagggaagagatatTGTTCAACacgttaaatgtttttatttattcatttatttcacctttatttaaccaggtaggcaagttgagaacaagttctcatttacaattgcgacctggccaagataaagcaaagcagttcgacaacatacagaaacagagttacacatggagtaaaacatacaatcaatgatacagtagacaaaaataagactatatacacaatgtgagcaaatgatgtgagataagtgaggtaaaggcaaaaaaggccatggtggcaaagtaaaaagtatagcaagtaaaacactggaatggtagaattataatttgaagttcaaagttaaaatataaataatatggtgcaaaggagcaaaataataaataaaataaataaatacagtaggggaagaggtagtagtttgggctaaattatagatgggctatgtacaggtgcagtgatctgggagctgctctgatagctggtgcttaaagctagtgagggagataagtgtttccagtttcagagatttttgtagttcgttccagtcattggcagcagagaactggaaggagagacgaccaaaggaggagttggctttaggggtgaccagagagatatacctgctggagcgagtgctacaggtgggtgctgctatggtgaccagtgagcggagataaggggggactttacctagcagggtcttgtagatgacctggagccaatgtgtttggcgacgactatgaagcgaaggccagccaacgagagcgtacaggtcgcagtggtgggtagtatatggggctttggtgacaaaacagatggcactgtgatagactgcatccagcttgttgagtagggtattggaggctattttgtaatgacatcgccgaagtcgaggattggtaggatggtcagttttacaagggtatgtttggcagcatgagtgaaggatgctttgttgcgaaataggaagccaattctagatttaactttgaattttgatgtgagtctggaaggagagtttacagtctaaccagacacctaggtatttgtagttatccacaaattctaagtcagaaccgtccagagaagtgatgctggacaggcgggcaggtgcaggcagcgatcagttgaagagcatgcatttagttttacttgtatttaggagcagttgggagaccacggaaggagagttgtatggcattgaagctcgtctggagggttgttaagtgtccaaagaagtgTCTAACTCCATGAACTTGCCAACTACAGCCCTGCCCAGAATCAATCCTTAGCCCCTGACCCTCTATGGATGCCTAACTCAATGTGTTTAGTTGGCAGCGCTGCCCTGTTAATGGCTCAGTCACCTGTAACATAGGCTATTTTATTCGTTCCAACAGCCATCAGTTATGCAGTACATGTTCAGATGTAGGCCTATGCTTGTATTGTCCCCCTGTAAGAGTTATGCTGGTGACAAATCTCCCACTTGGGCTCAATAAAGTTTATTCAACCAGGCCAGGGCAGTACAGCTCTGCTTAGCATAGTGTAAAACATTAGGTGGAATAGACTATCCAGAAAACACATTTCCACAAGCAGGTCTTCCAAAATGACACATGCCCTTAAAGAACCAGCTAGGCTTCTACACAAAAGGCACTGTTGACATGAAAATGGCTTCCACCCCAAGTTCCTTGATACTCACAAAAGGATGGTCTTTCCTCCAGGCCTTTCTTTCTTGTGCAAGACGACTTAAGGCTATACCAGACATGACTTGAGGACTCCCTAAATCAAAAACAAGAGATCAACAGTGGTGTACAGCTCTATTGAAATAAACAATGCAGATGTGATGCACAAGTTCAGCCCACAGATCAGTTCAGGTGGTTTTCGTTTCTCTGGCACATGATCAATTCATTTTACTAGTCTCTGGATAACAGCACAGCCAAATGTGGTGCTCAGAAAGCTCACAATGCTGCAACCACTTCAACTAGGTCACATCCACAGGTTCCAAGGGGCACAATCAGACACCTAGCATAAATGTGTTCAATATGAACTCAGTATTTCATATTGTTTATCATTGTAATGCGGCTTGTTGCTCGTGTGTGTAGTAAAAAGGTACCACTGACTTCCATTCAGGTAGGCTCTAAGTTCTCCTACACTCTTAGTAAAGGTGCAATCTGGTTCATCAAATGTACCCATAGAAAACCCTTTTGGATCCAGGAAGAACCTGAAACcaaagggttcccctatggggacagc is a genomic window containing:
- the ube2ia gene encoding SUMO-conjugating enzyme UBC9-B isoform X1, which codes for MSGIALSRLAQERKAWRKDHPFGFVAVPTKNPDGTMNLMNWECAIPGKKGTPWEGGLFKLRMLFKDDYPSSPPKCKFEPPLFHPNVYPSGTVCLSILEEDKDWRPAITIKQILLGIQELLNEPNIQDPAQAEAYTIYCQNRVEYEKRVRAQAKKFSP
- the ube2ia gene encoding SUMO-conjugating enzyme UBC9-B isoform X2 translates to MSGIALSRLAQERKAWRKDHPFGFVAVPTKNPDGTMNLMNWECAIPGKKGTPWEGGLFKLRMLFKDDYPSSPPKFCLSILEEDKDWRPAITIKQILLGIQELLNEPNIQDPAQAEAYTIYCQNRVEYEKRVRAQAKKFSP